From a single Nicotiana tomentosiformis chromosome 2, ASM39032v3, whole genome shotgun sequence genomic region:
- the LOC104120704 gene encoding uncharacterized protein isoform X2: MPGESVRRFRMLESSYNMLFGKLALRCLFEDYFEEARHFSTRIMLKPIDDPHVDLIATVEGPLDHKPEEKIVGNAQFRWQSDVEDPHTFVDLFVSNDDPILLMRSCAFYPKFGFGAFGIFPVLLKNRVSSKDYGIMGLRYGSSNLSVGATLMPFSLGDDVPKSAWLISKMGRLTTGVQYESQFGSKNGAKYKNLENWSCAIGYGVGSGSPLSPSFNFGLELAKSSQFIASFYQHVVVQRRVKNPLEEDEVVGITNYIDFGFELQTRVNDEKAPSSIQDSTFQVAASWQANKNFLLKGKVGPLSSSLALAFKSWWKPSFTFNISATRDRTKGATAFGFGIRVDNIREGSYQRADPNFVMLTPTKEHLAEGIHWKVGKRPLLQSDVNSGNFDGMPRELRPLGKML; the protein is encoded by the exons ATGCCCGGGGAAAGTGTTCGGAGGTTTCG GATGCTGGAATCATCGTATAACATGTTATTTGGGAAACTGGCATTGAGATGCCTTTTTGAGGATTATTTCGAGGAAGCTAGGCACTTTAGCACCAGGATTATGCTTAAGCCAATTGATGATCCACACGTTGATTTGATTGCAACT GTTGAAGGCCCACTTGACCACAAACCTGAAGAGAAAATTGTAGGAAATGCACAATTTCGTTGGCAAAG TGATGTTGAGGATCCACATACCTTTGTCGACCTTTTCGTATCAAATGATGATCC GATCCTGCTGATGAGATCATGTGCATTCTACCCTAAATTTGGGTTTGGAGCTTTTGGCATTTTCCCGGTGCTTTTAAAGAATAG AGTATCTTCAAAAGATTATGGAATCATGGGTTTGAGATATGGCTCATCAAATCTCTCAGTTGGAGCTACTCTTATGCCTTTCTCTT TGGGAGATGATGTTCCCAAAAGCGCATGGCTCATAAGCAAGATGGGAAGGTTAACCACAGGGGTGCAGTATGAATCACAGT TTGGAAGCAAAAATGGCGCAAAGTATAAGAACTTAGAAAATTGGAGCTGTGCCATTGGCTATGGAGTGGGATCAGGCAGCCCTTTGAGCCCATCCTTCAATTTTGGTCTTGAGCTTGCTAAAAGTTCACAG TTTATTGCTTCATTCTATCAACATGTGGTGGTTCAAAGACGG GTGAAAAATCCACTAGAAGAAGATGAAGTAGTTGGAATTACTAACTATATTGACTTTGGATTTGAGTTGCAGACAAG GGTTAATGATGAGAAAGCTCCAAGCAGCATCCAAGATTCCACCTTTCAAGTTGCTGCATCTTGGCAAGCTAATAAAAATTTCTTACTTAAG GGAAAGGTGGGGCCTCTAAGCTCATCTCTAGCATTGGCGTTTAAGTCATGGTGGAAACCTTCCTTCACTTTCAATATTTCAG CTACCAGAGATCGTACCAAAGGAGCAACAGCCTTCGGATTTGGAATTCGTGTTGACAATATTAGAGAAGGAAG CTATCAAAGGGCTGATCCAAACTTTGTAATGCTGACCCCAACTAAGGAGCACTTGGCAGAAGGCATACACTGGAAAGTTGGGAAGAGACCATTACTTCAATCTGATGTGAATTCTGGGAATTTCGATGGCATGCCTAGGGAATTAAGACCCTTGGGCAAAATGTTGTAG
- the LOC104120704 gene encoding uncharacterized protein isoform X1, whose translation MGNLWSAAAEPPPRMVLVPPLFDFPPLSARSRMLESSYNMLFGKLALRCLFEDYFEEARHFSTRIMLKPIDDPHVDLIATVEGPLDHKPEEKIVGNAQFRWQSDVEDPHTFVDLFVSNDDPILLMRSCAFYPKFGFGAFGIFPVLLKNRVSSKDYGIMGLRYGSSNLSVGATLMPFSLGDDVPKSAWLISKMGRLTTGVQYESQFGSKNGAKYKNLENWSCAIGYGVGSGSPLSPSFNFGLELAKSSQFIASFYQHVVVQRRVKNPLEEDEVVGITNYIDFGFELQTRVNDEKAPSSIQDSTFQVAASWQANKNFLLKGKVGPLSSSLALAFKSWWKPSFTFNISATRDRTKGATAFGFGIRVDNIREGSYQRADPNFVMLTPTKEHLAEGIHWKVGKRPLLQSDVNSGNFDGMPRELRPLGKML comes from the exons ATGGGGAACTTGTGGTCGGCCGCCGCAGAACCTCCACCGCGTATGGTGTTAGTTCCGCCGCTCTTCGAttttcctcctctctctgcccGTTCAAG GATGCTGGAATCATCGTATAACATGTTATTTGGGAAACTGGCATTGAGATGCCTTTTTGAGGATTATTTCGAGGAAGCTAGGCACTTTAGCACCAGGATTATGCTTAAGCCAATTGATGATCCACACGTTGATTTGATTGCAACT GTTGAAGGCCCACTTGACCACAAACCTGAAGAGAAAATTGTAGGAAATGCACAATTTCGTTGGCAAAG TGATGTTGAGGATCCACATACCTTTGTCGACCTTTTCGTATCAAATGATGATCC GATCCTGCTGATGAGATCATGTGCATTCTACCCTAAATTTGGGTTTGGAGCTTTTGGCATTTTCCCGGTGCTTTTAAAGAATAG AGTATCTTCAAAAGATTATGGAATCATGGGTTTGAGATATGGCTCATCAAATCTCTCAGTTGGAGCTACTCTTATGCCTTTCTCTT TGGGAGATGATGTTCCCAAAAGCGCATGGCTCATAAGCAAGATGGGAAGGTTAACCACAGGGGTGCAGTATGAATCACAGT TTGGAAGCAAAAATGGCGCAAAGTATAAGAACTTAGAAAATTGGAGCTGTGCCATTGGCTATGGAGTGGGATCAGGCAGCCCTTTGAGCCCATCCTTCAATTTTGGTCTTGAGCTTGCTAAAAGTTCACAG TTTATTGCTTCATTCTATCAACATGTGGTGGTTCAAAGACGG GTGAAAAATCCACTAGAAGAAGATGAAGTAGTTGGAATTACTAACTATATTGACTTTGGATTTGAGTTGCAGACAAG GGTTAATGATGAGAAAGCTCCAAGCAGCATCCAAGATTCCACCTTTCAAGTTGCTGCATCTTGGCAAGCTAATAAAAATTTCTTACTTAAG GGAAAGGTGGGGCCTCTAAGCTCATCTCTAGCATTGGCGTTTAAGTCATGGTGGAAACCTTCCTTCACTTTCAATATTTCAG CTACCAGAGATCGTACCAAAGGAGCAACAGCCTTCGGATTTGGAATTCGTGTTGACAATATTAGAGAAGGAAG CTATCAAAGGGCTGATCCAAACTTTGTAATGCTGACCCCAACTAAGGAGCACTTGGCAGAAGGCATACACTGGAAAGTTGGGAAGAGACCATTACTTCAATCTGATGTGAATTCTGGGAATTTCGATGGCATGCCTAGGGAATTAAGACCCTTGGGCAAAATGTTGTAG